In the Candidatus Brocadiia bacterium genome, one interval contains:
- the lpxK gene encoding tetraacyldisaccharide 4'-kinase — protein sequence MKYLWYNAVVEERGGLYALARWFFVLLSLVYGLAIALRRLVYWLGIAKPAKLPCRVISVGNISVGGTGKTPLVAYLAKLLSQSGKRVGILARGYGKIEAKDTNVITDDEALVPDIPNVVRVAQPDRLSAGRKLCAEQNINSIILDDGFQHWRIKRNVDIVVIDSVNPFGHKRLLPAGILREPLGQLKRADMFVLTHCNFVVPEMLNRLEQFLSRYNKPIVKTVHQPVELVAISGQAGQMDNLVKGGSARMFELSNGLAGQRVWGFCGIGSPGRFRATLNELSELAGFDYFPDHHIYSQTDIDNIIDRARKADARMLVTTQKDALRLKAITGIDRVGLPIYYLRIELKIIDGEDALSKALNPKSEILNKS from the coding sequence ATGAAGTATCTGTGGTATAATGCGGTGGTAGAAGAACGGGGCGGGCTGTATGCCCTGGCCCGGTGGTTCTTCGTTCTCCTGAGCCTGGTTTATGGTCTGGCCATAGCTCTCCGGCGGTTGGTCTACTGGCTGGGCATAGCCAAGCCGGCCAAACTGCCGTGCCGGGTCATCAGCGTGGGCAATATCTCGGTGGGCGGGACGGGTAAGACTCCGTTGGTGGCATACCTGGCTAAATTGCTTTCTCAATCCGGGAAGCGGGTCGGTATCCTGGCTCGTGGATACGGGAAGATAGAAGCAAAGGATACTAATGTAATAACGGATGACGAGGCGTTGGTGCCGGACATTCCCAACGTGGTGCGTGTTGCCCAGCCGGACCGTTTGAGCGCCGGACGCAAACTCTGCGCCGAGCAAAATATAAATAGTATTATCCTGGACGACGGGTTCCAGCACTGGCGGATAAAACGTAATGTGGATATCGTGGTGATTGACAGCGTCAATCCTTTCGGCCATAAGCGTTTGCTGCCGGCTGGGATATTGCGCGAGCCGCTGGGCCAGCTGAAGCGGGCCGATATGTTCGTGCTGACCCATTGTAACTTCGTCGTGCCGGAGATGCTGAACCGGCTGGAGCAATTCCTTAGCCGCTATAATAAGCCCATTGTCAAGACCGTGCATCAGCCGGTGGAGCTGGTGGCAATCAGCGGCCAGGCCGGCCAGATGGATAACCTGGTTAAGGGCGGTTCGGCCAGGATGTTTGAACTGTCCAACGGATTGGCCGGACAGCGAGTCTGGGGTTTTTGCGGCATCGGTTCTCCGGGCCGGTTCCGGGCCACGCTGAACGAACTATCCGAGCTGGCCGGGTTCGATTATTTTCCGGACCATCATATCTATAGCCAGACTGACATAGATAATATTATTGACCGGGCCCGGAAGGCCGATGCCCGGATGCTGGTGACCACCCAGAAGGATGCATTGAGGCTCAAAGCAATAACGGGCATTGATCGGGTAGGTCTGCCCATATATTACCTGCGGATAGAATTGAAGATAATAGACGGCGAAGACGCATTGAGCAAAGCACTGAATCCGAAATCCGAAATACTAAACAAATCCTAA
- a CDS encoding spermine synthase, whose product MLPFALILIGFSGIVAQLLLLRELLIVFMGNELSIGVILADWLILGAVGAYLLGRIINRVERKTAAYVIAQLLFALALPLSVYLARDIRLLSGAMAGVGFGFLEITYWSFLILLPVSVLNGMMFTFGCRIYSLAKPDSNVGNVYILETIGAIAGGLAFTYLFTPYLHSFQTAIVISSLNLFSGLILIGLPQACPNDCSVERGYKEYKIISFCVLCAFVVSNILLFGSGADRMHWDSIKRQWQPLNVVDYRNSHYGNLVVTKEEGQYTFFSNGLPAITTPVPDVGHVEDFVHLPMLAHPEPKDILVLSGGAGGVINEILKHPSVRRIDYAEIDPMLFELLRKYPTPLSQSELDNPKVHVHNVDGRLFLQQTSQQYDMIFIGVSNPSDLQINRLFTMEFFELARKRINSGGLLVFVLPGSESYLSEELKKLNGCVLLIFEAERHFYYVIPGNMNLFLIPEVGSENRITSEVLIKRLEQRKLHLGYISPGYIEYRMDENKVRWFRDNINNVSYNSNRDFLPSAVIYSIGYWNAMFAPEFQKWFRHVEEISFSFIVLIIAILTILISLLLRSRKGASRMAIPIVLVSTGFAGMVVNLMLIFAFQVVFGYVFHQIGLMVTAFMVGIAAGGFVMTFYMDKIKWHFQAMIIIEIMLIIFSIVLPRLQDVQNGVAGQAIFLLCAGMVGIVIGAEFPLAIRLYSGRAKEGNSSGAAGLLYGADLLGGWLGGMVGGVVLLPVIGFINTIMVIVVIKVGSIIVLISARDRA is encoded by the coding sequence ATGTTGCCTTTCGCCTTAATACTCATCGGGTTCAGCGGTATTGTTGCTCAACTCTTGCTCTTGCGGGAATTGCTCATAGTTTTTATGGGCAACGAGCTGTCCATCGGGGTTATCCTGGCTGATTGGCTGATTCTGGGCGCGGTCGGGGCGTACCTGCTGGGCCGGATAATTAATCGAGTGGAGCGCAAGACCGCGGCTTATGTCATTGCCCAGCTTTTGTTTGCATTGGCTTTACCTCTGTCTGTTTACCTGGCTCGCGATATCCGGTTACTCAGCGGCGCTATGGCCGGAGTGGGATTCGGCTTCCTGGAAATAACTTATTGGTCATTCCTGATACTCCTGCCGGTGAGCGTATTGAACGGGATGATGTTCACCTTTGGATGCCGGATATATTCCCTGGCAAAACCGGATAGTAACGTCGGAAATGTCTATATCCTGGAGACAATCGGCGCGATTGCGGGCGGGTTGGCGTTCACCTATTTATTCACGCCCTATCTGCATTCGTTCCAGACGGCCATTGTTATCTCATCACTGAACCTGTTTAGCGGACTGATTCTTATAGGTTTGCCACAGGCCTGCCCGAACGACTGTTCAGTCGAGCGGGGCTATAAAGAATATAAAATAATTAGTTTTTGTGTGCTTTGTGCCTTTGTGGTAAGCAATATCTTATTATTCGGTTCCGGCGCGGACAGGATGCATTGGGATTCCATAAAGCGCCAGTGGCAGCCGCTTAATGTGGTTGATTACCGCAATTCGCATTACGGCAACCTGGTGGTGACCAAGGAAGAGGGGCAATATACATTTTTCTCCAACGGCCTGCCGGCGATTACCACGCCGGTGCCGGATGTCGGGCACGTCGAGGATTTTGTGCACCTGCCGATGCTGGCGCATCCGGAGCCCAAAGATATACTGGTGCTCTCGGGTGGGGCCGGCGGGGTCATCAACGAGATATTAAAGCATCCATCAGTCCGGCGAATAGATTACGCCGAGATAGACCCTATGCTTTTCGAGTTATTGAGGAAATACCCGACGCCGCTGTCGCAGTCGGAGCTGGATAACCCCAAGGTGCACGTACATAATGTAGACGGCCGGCTGTTCTTGCAGCAGACCAGCCAGCAGTATGATATGATATTCATCGGGGTTTCCAATCCGTCCGATTTGCAGATAAACAGGTTGTTTACAATGGAGTTTTTTGAACTGGCCCGCAAGCGAATTAACAGCGGTGGGCTGTTGGTGTTTGTTTTGCCCGGGTCAGAGTCATATCTTAGTGAAGAACTCAAAAAACTTAATGGTTGCGTTTTATTAATATTTGAGGCCGAAAGACATTTCTATTATGTTATTCCCGGGAATATGAACCTATTTTTGATACCAGAGGTAGGCTCGGAAAACCGTATTACATCAGAGGTGCTGATAAAAAGATTAGAACAACGAAAACTTCATTTGGGATATATAAGTCCAGGATACATCGAGTATAGAATGGATGAAAATAAGGTGAGGTGGTTTAGGGATAACATAAATAATGTGTCCTATAATTCAAACAGAGATTTTTTGCCCAGCGCGGTTATTTACAGCATCGGATATTGGAACGCCATGTTCGCTCCGGAATTTCAGAAGTGGTTCCGGCACGTAGAGGAAATATCGTTTAGTTTTATAGTTCTAATTATAGCGATATTAACCATTTTGATATCTTTGCTGTTGCGTTCAAGAAAAGGTGCATCCCGTATGGCCATTCCCATCGTTCTTGTCAGCACCGGGTTTGCCGGGATGGTCGTAAACCTGATGTTGATATTCGCCTTCCAGGTGGTGTTCGGGTATGTCTTTCATCAGATAGGCTTGATGGTCACGGCTTTTATGGTTGGTATCGCTGCGGGTGGATTTGTTATGACCTTTTATATGGATAAGATAAAATGGCATTTTCAAGCAATGATTATTATAGAAATAATGTTAATTATATTTAGTATAGTGCTCCCGAGGTTACAGGATGTGCAAAACGGCGTAGCAGGGCAGGCAATTTTCCTATTGTGTGCCGGGATGGTTGGCATAGTTATTGGTGCCGAATTCCCGCTGGCAATACGGCTGTATTCGGGCCGGGCCAAAGAGGGTAATTCCTCAGGTGCGGCCGGGTTGCTTTACGGGGCTGACCTGCTGGGCGGCTGGTTGGGCGGTATGGTCGGTGGAGTAGTGCTCTTGCCGGTTATCGGGTTTATAAATACGATTATGGTCATAGTTGTTATCAAGGTTGGCAGTATAATCGTGCTCATTTCAGCCAGGGACAGGGCTTAA